The following DNA comes from Pieris napi chromosome 18, ilPieNapi1.2, whole genome shotgun sequence.
ACAACAGAAACACTACACTGTACAACGTGGTTCTAAACACAACACCCTCTGCCTGGAATGCGTTCGCCGACCTAGGCAGAGTTAACATAGGGATGCAGCGGGTCCACAGTGACAACTTCTCCCCATTTAGGCAGACTGCCTAAATTTCGGACACACAAAGAGCCGCTGCCCCAACACCACACCCACATGCGCCAAGTGCTCCGCTCACCATCCGACAGCGGAGTGCAAGGCCGAAGTACACAACTGCACCAATTGCGCCGAACACAACAAACAATTCAACACCAACACCGGCACTCTACACCGCGCCGACTCCGACAAATGCCCCAAAGTTACAGCCATGCGTGCCCGCGTTGAggcaaaaattaactacatttaaaacatgcacaaaacactaatttcatattaaacaacacaattacACACTGAATTAAACACTCACATTAATAGCGACCTCAACGCGCAGCACTCGCACTGGAGCATTTGTCTACCTATACAAAacctcttttaaaattaaaaacgacAAAATTCTCAACGACCTTTACACGCTGCACCTCCTCTAGGATACCTACACAAAAACACGAAAACAACCACAATCCCTACCccttattaaacaacacaacccTTCCCAAACCTCGTGTGCTCTATCAAAGCtaacaaagatattttatatcttatactcacacttaataattaatctgcaagtaatccaccctcacccgtacaaaatgtataaagttacttctattcatatattaccttttactctttttacaattataatacccaacatttaatatttaacttaacttcGATTCAATTACTAACTACCACTAACTGATGTTAGACTTTAATCACAAATTTTATTCCtactatttttcattaaatagtaaattctAATCCCACTTTACTGTGTAAATATCATTTGTACTAaacacaattaattatattgatcCCATTtctatatatcttttttttatactaaaagtTTAATACCATTTCATTGTGTATTCTtgtttaactataattttaactcTACTTCACTTCATTTGTAATCTCGTTTGTGTAACCAGTTACGGATTATTCTATTACtaggtttaatataatatacaaacacAATTCACTATAGATTACCCCTGTTTGATCTTAACCCTATATCAACTGTAtgtgtaaatgtaaaactttctatgtttaatattgtaaaacttttctttctttctttgtaatattatattatgttggtgttaagaagcgggcttaaaccggacggctgagggtcggttattgtatcaaatagcagatccgaccctcaacaacccacccgtgtccaactctaaacgcttgcataattataagcACAATTAATTACAGCTCATCCTTGTATAAAGTTAGCGTTATATTAACTGCATAAGTAAATGCTAAACTATCctatgtttaatattgtaaaattttctttgtaatattatattatgttggtgttaagaagcgggcttaaaccggacggctgagggtcggttattgtatctaatagcagaactggccttcaacaacctacccgtgtccaactctaaacacttgcataattataagcACAATAAGCACAATTAATTATAGCTTACCCGTGTTTAAGATTCTTTATTTCAACTGcataagtaaaagtaaaacttttctcatgtttaatattgtaaaacttttatttgtaatattgtattatgttggtgttaagaagcgggcttaaaccggaCGGCGGAGGGTCGGTTATTTCGGGATTTTTAACGGCAGTCTTgtatacatttatgtatacaAGACTGTATACATTgtatacatttatgtatacaAGCCTTGTgttactaaattcatattatataaaaccatAAGAAATTCCCCCCTTGGGGAACTTCCCCCGCAACTCCCCCCCTCCCGCCGTTCACGAGTTTTTCACCCAGAAAACAGTACTTAgtgtaagaaattaaaataagacaCCCCTGCGGAGTGTTTGTACCCGCAAAAACCTACTGGCCTTCAAGAAacccaaatattatttaaaaaattccaaaGAACATCCATCCCCACCTCTTTTGCAAAAGTTTTAGTCCTTTCagtaaatagaataaataaaggGATACAACTGTGAAGAAACCGCGTCGAGATCGGAGCACAGACACCGGAACTACAGCCGATCTTCACTTTAGCGGCCATTTTGTCCGCCATCTTGTAAAACTTTAGACGGCTGTATCTTTGGAACGGGCTGCCCGATTTCGACGGGATTTCCAACCTTAAGAAGGCCAGGTGACTCTGCGTAGGACTGCAGATAAAAACGGCAATAAAGTAGAGTCGACTCTACATACCCAGTTTTTGGATTGTAAAAGACGAGCACGGGGAGCTTTTCACGAGAGTGAAAACCGCTTTCTCCTCCGGTCTTGCTTGCTGCAAAAGGACTTCCAACTATTTATTACTGCTTTTTCTATTTCTAATTTGTAATTGTGTTTTGCTTTCAGGTATTCTTCGATGACAACGGTTCGCCGGGCTGGAGCTGCGCATCTTATTCTTCGCTTCTTTGTGGCTACGTCTTTCTTCATTTGGTAGAGCGTTTCGGAATTTAGATAACCCGCCCAAAAAAAGTAGAAAAAGTAGACTTAAAGCCCGTGTTGAGGCACTGCGAAATAGTTTGAAAGGTGAATCCAGTAGTGACGAAGAATCGCTAAAGTCTTCAAATTCGTCTTCAATGATTCGGTTTAGAAGTGACGATTCATTAATGCGATCAAGAGACAGCTCAGCAAAATCTAGAAGTGCAAGAAACGAACGTTATATTAAAAGATTATCAAGAGATGAAGAAAATCAACTTAATAAGGAAGCTGAACTACTTCAACAGGGTTATTCAAAAGCTGAAGTTGAAATGTTAACTCGTACGCCCACAAGTCAGAGCAGTGGCTACGGAACATGCAAACGTGAACCTGTCCACAACTTACAAACTGATCACAACATTATTCCGAATGACATAAAACGAAGATCATTGAGAACGGAATCAGTTTCATCATTCCCGTCTAATCAAAGCTATGCGTCATCCATCAATTTTAATGCAAAAGTTAACAACGAACGTATCAACTACTCTATCAAGTGTCCTAATAATAATGTTCACCATAGGGATGTACTCCATAATAACAGAGAAAGAACCCCTTCCAGTCAATATGAGAATCCCGATAGCATTATGTGTGTTAAATTTCCTCTAGGaaacgtaaataatattaaaccagAAGACAAAGCTCCACCTGTTCCACCTCCTCGTGATATGCAACGAAAAGTGGTTAACCCTATATCTatgtattatgaaaataattcgCACGGTGGCAACAGAACTAACTCTAACCAAAGTCTTTTACATGGAGTACCCAATAACGATTTCGAAAGAATAATGCGTCGGAGCCAAGAACGCTCTGTTGTTCCAGGGTTAAATGGACTCAGACGACCATTATCTAACTCAGAAGATCATATAGCAATGCAAAGCAATTATCacttacaaaattataattatcgaAATGAACAACCACGAAGGCCTGCTTCAGTATCAGCAGAACCTAATCATTATGGTATGTATATTAATAGTCCTACGTGGAAAAAGAGATTAGAGCCAAGTGTGACAAAAAAGCCTGATCCAACTCTTAAACAAGACTATTTATATTACGCAGATCAAAGTCCCAGATCTAGACGACCCATTAACATACAAAATGGTATTGAACATCAATATTTAAGTGATTCTCAAACAACATCCAATATGACGGATCAAGTATTATATAGAAGGCCTCGAAATGCATCAgatttttggaaaaaaatcgATGACGCGGAAAAACAACGAAAACAACAAATGTACTCCAATTTGAGAGCTAAGAGCGAATATTCAAGTTCGGCGcatattaataaagctttattagATCAAAACAAGACAAAAGACAATCTTAGTAGTAAAAATGATGGAAAAGcaataatttcaaatgttaTTGCACCATCAGACTCTAAGGTATGGCAAGCAACTACAGAATATAAACGCTCTGTAACGGTAGAACCTCCAAAATCTTCCACTTCgccaaaaacacacacacgaCACAAATCcgatacatttatacaaaatagttATCAAGTTCCGTCAGACGAAGACGGATCAGAACGAAGGAAATCTACAAACCTTGACGATGCTCTTAATGAATTGGAAGCAATTTATAATAGTCTTGGATTAGGAGATGAAGATTTATTAGACAGAGCTGAGAGAAGAGAATTAATGACTCCAAAAACGAATGATTGTTGTAACGATTGGAACGGTAATGATGACGATATTCAACTTCGGAGTCAACCTTCCACTCCTTTGAGAAGAATAAGTCGAAGGTCTACATTACCCGATAAACTTCAAGATGATATGGCTTTCCGACGCATGAATTCTTtaacaaacaaagaaaaatctaatTCTCAAGCGAGAGATTCTCAAGCGCAAATTAGCTACATGTTGGCATCACCTATTCACATAACCACCATTCGGCATTCCAGTTGGCCCCGTATCCCCCCAGCTCCACAAAGCGACTATTTACACGCAACACCAGAAAATAGAGGGAGGTTTCGTTTCATACCGAAGAAGTCACCAGATATTGTTGCTGATGATTTGGCTTATCGTAGCTTACGCAAAGATAACAGACAATCTACTTTGTTTAACGGGAATGATTATAATGGTGTTGTGAACAATAACTATACAGAGTTTCCGTTTAATAAGGAATCAGGTAGCAACGTAAGAAAAAAACGTGCTGTTAGATCATTATctgcaaatatatttacagtgATGCAAAAGGAAATTGACGATGCAATAAACATGTCAAAGACTTCTAGATTACAGAAAACATACAGTAATAGCGACGTGATAAGGCGTCTCCGAGAAACCTTTGAAAACAACGACACGCAGCGTGATTGTTATCCACGTAATAAGGTAAAACAAAGACATAATACTGTTAATTTATATCCTAATAATTCGCACATACCCATTCACCACTTTGCAAAAGATGATTCATTCGTTCacagtgaaaataaatatcttgctAGATCATCATCTTGTGATAAGTCCACGACATCCTCACCATCAAAAAAATCACCACAAACATCAAAACGATCATCTAAAGATGAATTTCAACAAGTCCTTAGTATGCTAGCTCAAGAAGCAATGGATACAAGCAACAAACTTGGTGTAGCATTAGCAGAATTAgacaaaaatagaaataaaaatgatttatctaTTACACAAAATAAGATTTCTCATAGTAGAGCCGATTTCTTGAATGCTATAACAAATTGTACCACAGAAGAAACTAATCTAGAATCTGGTAGaagagaaataaatatgaaagatGTAGGCATCCCAAACGCTCTTACTACGAGTGAAGACACCGATTCTAAAGCAAAGAAGACGGAAGATAGCTTAATAGAAATATCTAATCAGTTACATAAAGTTGAAAATCAGCTTAAACATAGTAATGAAAAAGAGCGAAACTTTGACGATCAAAGTATAGGATACTCTACGTACCTATATTAATGATTCTGAAAAAACATTGGGTACTGAAACTACGCATATAGAAGACGCTAAATCTATACCAGGTGTTGTATCTCATTCATTACAAAATGACGCAGCTTTTGTCGATGGTATAAAAGATTCTAAACCGGAACCTGAATTAACTTCCATAAAATTTCATCCATCAAATCCATTCTTGAGTTCCGATGCTAAAGTGAATGAATTTACCGAAATTAACGCGttcaaagaattaaaagatggTATATCGGACTTAATTGCCGGAATATCAGAAGTCAATGAAAAATTTTTCTTCCAAAGTGTACTCAAAAGTCATTTGACTCCAAAATCGAAATAAGTAATATCACAGAAAAGACGATACAACAGCAAGAACTGGATAAAGAAGTCGAAAAATCCGAACGAGACAGTATTAACGAGTCAATATATCGCACCCCCAGATCAACACTGCACTAAGTCAAAACAGGAATTATTTGAGTATCGACTAAAAACTGTTCTCTCATGTTAGATGAAAAGTTATTCCTAGGTGTTTTAGATATTGTGTGATGAATCAAATGCTTATCAGTATGGCATTAGTTAATTACTGTAAAAAGTTCACATAAAGTGTTAAATCCTTACTTTTCAACTTAATTCACTGTTGTAAAACTATTgaaccaataaaataaaaaatatttctatttactcCGTTCTTACTGATTGATTCTGAAATAATGCAGTGTAATCCTATCATATATTGGTTGTAAATATTCAGCAAAGAATTATCTGTTTCAATTTCAAGAATGTATCCTATATATAGAATGTATAAAacggtaaataaaataacgatgTGTATGATAATCAGCATGCACTTTTATTATACACTGTTACAGTGTCATCAGCtatgttatgaaaaaaaacaGTCTTACATGTTTGTGGTCGTATGAGACCCATAGATCAAagcaaaaaaaacacaatcttaaaccaaaaaatatacaaagattcaaataagaaaaaaaacaaagataaaGATAAAGATTCAAAAGGTAGTAATAAAACGAGGCACAAACTTTAACTTCCTACTTACTTATTAAGTACTTATTTTAAGTGGTAGGTACTTTGCTAACACTCGTGAACATGGCTGCGATAATGGCTTAGCTACCCACATAAAATAATCCAAAAACTGGACtagatgttatttaaataaaaagttagcCTAATAGGAacatagaatatatatttatttgtacctaTGTACAAAGAACTCTCAAGAGCATACCTACTACTTACTTTAACAAGTCTTTTTAGTTTAACAAGTCTTATTTAAATCACAACAGTGTAACATCACAGGTttacttacataataattatctatGGACTGCcttaaaattactataaaaaataaaataacaacagGGTACTCAGATATCGAAATTAGGTTTCCTGTAAGTGCTGTGCTACTCTAAATTTAATGCTGTCTTGTAATAAGAGTTGACATAATTAGtgggaataatattttttcaattaattccATTATATCTCTCTTTTTGTTTTCAGCCAGAGGTTGTTTTTCTGTATATGCTTTAAGCAATTGTGGAGAAAAGTTTTGATCTTTGTAGCGCCTTGATCGATTTCGAACACAAACTTTCTTAAAATCAGTCTCACTGTACGATGTTTTATAGAAGAAATTCAAAGGATGTTGCTTTTCAACGCGAAGTTGCTTAATTTCAATCCACTTGACTTGGTTATTGTCCTCATCCACATTGAAATTATTGCCCCAAGATTCCTGAAGGACTTTAAGGTCATAAAAGTCATTGTGTAAAAGTTCTTTTACATGATACGGCTGTCCTGTTTTTTTCGCAGTACGAATTAAAGTAGCATATTGCTGTGGGCAATAAATAGGATCAGATTTTAAGTGTCTTTTAATCTGTTTTTCTATTACACTGTGGACGTTGTCCCCTTCATTTTGAGAATATCCGCGGATCAAAAATTTATGTGTTATGGAATGAACTCTTAGCATATTGTTAACTGCGTAAGCATAGACAGATAgtaagtatttgtttttttgttgccCACAGCAATTGTCGCTATAGAATATGATATCCACGTCATTATTAGGATCACTTTTTGCAAGAATCAACTCAATGTATGCAAGGACACAACTACCAATCTCATTTGCACCACGCTTCGCTTCGGTTTCATCCCagaaaaaacaaacaacaTCCTTTGCATTTAAGTCGCTTACAGTCAAGTTAAGACAGTTAATACGtgatttatagaaaaacaggGAAACTTGTCCTTTAGGAACCTGCATAACTGCTTGGAGGTCGTACACTGCTACAAcgacatttttattgtttttatcagCCTCCTTTTCCAATCTGGCCAGTCCTTTTTCTTTCAGGTggttttcataattttcacTTAACCTAGCCTTGTCTTCACCATcggtatttttataactttcgCAAAGGTCACATTGATCCTTCTTTGGAACATAAAATGAAATGTTGAACTCCTCATTGAATATCCTACTAAAAGTTGAAGCTGATGCAGGGGGTAAGTTATTTTGCTCTCTGAGGTTTTTATAATCTCGATACAAGTCTGCTAGGCATTTCTCGCATGAGATATATTCTCGTGTGGTTTGAGCTCTTAGGTAATGAGACTCTATTCTTGGGATAgagtttataaaattgaacACACTATCTTTTACTTCAGAGTCTATTTTGCGCTGATTTCCATGCTTCCCACGAGCATCAGCGTCTATAAAACCGTCATCTCGTTTCTTTGAAAGGGCTGTCTTAATGTATCTGTCACATACGCTCAGTGTAgccttaaaaaaatctttgcaGACCCTAATCTTCACACcatctatttcaaaataatacgcCGAATTCAAAGCTCTTAATTTTTGAGAAGAAATGTACctatattttggttttatttcttGCGTGTGCCTGACAATATATTCTCTTTGCCTCTCTAGATCTCCCAGAAGCCAAGCCATAGCcattatttttcgaaaatatCCTGCCTTGCCTCttcgtttattttagttttgcaTTTTAACTTACATTTATCGCCACAAGATGGACGGATTCGACGTTCTGCGATCTTTTTTGTGGGGTTTGATAGAGAAACATAAGATTTACCTGTATTGCGCAATGTTTTAGCAATCTTTGATTTCCAGGCAGCAGGGTTTCGTACTCGTTTTCTTCTTGGCTTGGGGTCTGTTGGAGCAGGTTCAATGGAAACAACTTGGGTATCTGCTGCAGATGGGCCTGGTCTATTGGATTCATTATCAGATGAACTGTTCGAGCTGCTAGAGCTTGATGACGATGAGCTGGAGTCTGAAGAGGTACTTGAGCAGGAAGACGAAGATACTCGTCTAGGTATTACAGGTGGCCGggatttttgtcttttttggaTAGAAAAAGTAGGATCCGTATCCGAATCATCTATAAAATCACTTTCATTACTCttatcagccctgcgattctgtaactcgctTCACACACCCTCAGCGCTGATTTTTGCTGTCAAATCGTTCGTTTCGGtgtcatgttacaatttggtattctgataaacaataaccgcgacaaaagcgccgctcaaatgagattgttcacatttggaactaaaatttggcactgctacacttacgctccaaaattgttggtatttggtattctgatacatACCATTTGACATCTCATCTCACTTAAACGTACATTTTGTacgtcaaattaaaagttgctcttccctcgctgaaatcgtcatttaccagtgagttagccatttttagcgaagttaaaacttgttttatgtgaaaatattcttaaataggACAATCTTTATGTATCTTggggtaagtttataaaataatatttatcaatacagcattattttacgaaaaaaattatatatataaacattaagcttcgtgaaattgaactttgttattgttacagaaggcccgtttccacttttaaagtttaaacctctatttcaagaaataaatgatgtaaaccatttaaatatacttaatataatatctatagatggcgaagaaaatgtaggcacgaaacgaccaattggtttctcggcgttggttactatcgcttttttccaatactcaagaaattatatggtattgacgaaacctagaacatatgctgctgagatgaacgaagagtctagtaaatagatgatctaaggtaaacattttgattattttagcattaaaaatatcattttgaTCCTAGAACCAATTTTTCGATGCAGTCTTGATCATGTCTTGTCTCCAGCAGAGATAAGTCAAACAGAAAACGATAAATAAGTTAAGATaggtaaattttgttatacctatatttgtatttttctactatactaaaattataaatctaataatttcagagatccccaaatgttcaaaatttctgatagaaaaatacattctgcctttgaagaagaagaatattacatTTGTATCATACGACAAGGCCCctggatataaaaagacacaatagtgcagatattttcaaattattgaatttcgactacttatccttcaatttataataaatgataacacagtacaatttcagttcctatatttttataaaatatattgatataactattaaggttttaattacaaatttaaaaacattattctgctttacacaagtatgaaataccatcattacatacatgatggtttaagtacttattaagcttttttaaatttatcgttcataactattactttttacaaactaattagaaaatatattaaaataaatatatttgtctacaaaataaagtagatgttattgattagctctatgtgaggctggattttaatgagtttttattatacttaagtttgttttactgaaagttattttgtagtgtgttaaaagtttactataatcataaaatttaatgtgtaagttattatattgttcttttattcacctataaagtaacatggcttatatatttttcatttcagcttagctatgtatttaactcggttactacgttttctataggcagtcattaaataagtggtagatttaattaatcattttattaatataacaatataattagatacaaaaaaaaaattattatgaaatacacaattatcttaaacacggtaatacaatttttcatataaaaatcatagttgtccaaactgcattcaaaatagatttgtggtctcggtttaatatctcttcttaacatttcaataattggtcattttcttcctcattcttgacaactaccgctgatggctgtaatacaatggttatctgttaaaattgtaaatagggagatgtggtaggtcactgtactgacacaataatattgcgtagcaattgaattattgtaaagttaaggaaaataataaaaaaacttgcataaaacacacaaaatctttatgggatatctttgtatttctaagtaaagtatcttaaaaacatgtttgataatattataactaagccaaatattatttaaagttttatggtaACAAAGCTTAGTAATTTCGCACACAGTTATTGATTcagtactatgaataaaaaaaaatcttgagcaaatctaagtatgtactttaaatacaattatttattaatgaaacaaatccaagacCCATAAAGGGTATGTTTAGTGCTAAAGTGTAGTGCTgactacaatataataacaactAAAATAGATTAACTATCTTTTAATGGCttctatgtttattaaataagttatggcaatgtcatttccaacatttaaaattaacgttgatcacttgaaatggtatgaatttgagcaattgaaagcttatatatttgatccaacatacctaacatgattatttatacttgtgttctgaaatctgaacaattaaattaaattcaacttgatcaattaaaattaatatttcatgtatggaatttgaagttagaaaacctaaaaatattttttatatttgacatttttaaccaacaatttaattattctttacaatgtcgcttcgatttaacctattacatttgacttcaaatttgccatcaaacaaacaaactttgttaactATTTTTCTAGACACTgcttattcctatttatttactatgatagttattatatttctaaaatagttttaatagaattcagtttttaagagtgttagtaaaaacataggtaatattgttgttgtgtgtttgacctctgaatcacttaaaaaggttgcaatagtagttttgtggcatctaaaaagtaccaacacttgcacttacacaaatgaataaatatataaacactaatttttcttctttatagataggtacccttttattttataattactcaacaaaatattatatgaaaacattggCATTCAcctttagtaatattttgaaaatttaagatACCTATCCATCCTGTTTAGTTTGAATCCTTAGACCATTTGCTGAGAGAATCACTTTTAGCGTGACATAATaatctttttgttaagataatattcttaaattttgtacaatatatccagatgttaggtatcccttgtttcgtgctgaaacataattaatatttttaagtttctgtcGCTCATATACACCACGGCTGGTCGAAGTATAAACTCTTAATTggaagttataaacaaaatacgtaacttacgatttactaataaataaacttactaCTTACCTTTAAGCGGCCCCATTGCCAGAtgggttttaataattttcctcGCTATGCTTTGGTTAAgcatatttctatataattctTGCTAATTATTTTCCATCcgataaatcatttttgagatattttcacagtttatcttttttttaatattcttcattttatttcgaccattttgttttattaaaaatattttgtttatatatgatgaaaattttgacaattaactcttttttataaataaaatgagtcaattgtcacgatattaatagac
Coding sequences within:
- the LOC125058677 gene encoding uncharacterized protein LOC125058677 — encoded protein: MIRFRSDDSLMRSRDSSAKSRSARNERYIKRLSRDEENQLNKEAELLQQGYSKAEVEMLTRTPTSQSSGYGTCKREPVHNLQTDHNIIPNDIKRRSLRTESVSSFPSNQSYASSINFNAKVNNERINYSIKCPNNNVHHRDVLHNNRERTPSSQYENPDSIMCVKFPLGNVNNIKPEDKAPPVPPPRDMQRKVVNPISMYYENNSHGGNRTNSNQSLLHGVPNNDFERIMRRSQERSVVPGLNGLRRPLSNSEDHIAMQSNYHLQNYNYRNEQPRRPASVSAEPNHYGMYINSPTWKKRLEPSVTKKPDPTLKQDYLYYADQSPRSRRPINIQNGIEHQYLSDSQTTSNMTDQVLYRRPRNASDFWKKIDDAEKQRKQQMYSNLRAKSEYSSSAHINKALLDQNKTKDNLSSKNDGKAIISNVIAPSDSKVWQATTEYKRSVTVEPPKSSTSPKTHTRHKSDTFIQNSYQVPSDEDGSERRKSTNLDDALNELEAIYNSLGLGDEDLLDRAERRELMTPKTNDCCNDWNGNDDDIQLRSQPSTPLRRISRRSTLPDKLQDDMAFRRMNSLTNKEKSNSQARDSQAQISYMLASPIHITTIRHSSWPRIPPAPQSDYLHATPENRGRFRFIPKKSPDIVADDLAYRSLRKDNRQSTLFNGNDYNGVVNNNYTEFPFNKESGSNVRKKRAVRSLSANIFTVMQKEIDDAINMSKTSRLQKTYSNSDVIRRLRETFENNDTQRDCYPRNKVKQRHNTVNLYPNNSHIPIHHFAKDDSFVHSENKYLARSSSCDKSTTSSPSKKSPQTSKRSSKDEFQQVLSMLAQEAMDTSNKLGVALAELDKNRNKNDLSITQNKISHSRADFLNAITNCTTEETNLESGRREINMKDVGIPNALTTSEDTDSKAKKTEDSLIEISNQLHKVENQLKHSNEKERNFDDQSIGYSTYLY